AGAAGCTAGTGAAAAGCAGCCTAACGAACTTTACTGTGAAGAGGTTTTAAAAACGATTCATTCCCTCTTGGAAAAAAATTATGCCTTACGTGATATTTGTATTCTTGTTCGGGATAAAAAAAACGGAATTTTATTAGCAAATTATCTAAGTGAACAAGGAATTCCTATTATATCCTCGGAAACTTTACTTTTAAAGAATTCGGATAAGGTAAGTTTCTTAATTCATCTTTTAAATTTTAGTCTCAATCCCGAAGATTTTGAAGCGGCTTTTGCTATACTTTACTTTTTAAAAGGAGAGTCAGACGATTTACATTCCTATTTAGCTTCAAATTTAAAGCAACTTGAAAAGCATTTAGACCTAGCCTTTGGCTTTAGTCTTACCAAATTTAGAACCTTATCGGTTTTCGATGGGTTTCAACAAGCCATAAAAGCCTTTGCTTTAGCAGAAGATGAGCCTGCTTATATTACCTATTTATTAGATGAAATATTAGATGTGGAATACAAGAAAGGAAGTAGCGCCGCATTGTTTTTAGACTATTGGGAAAAGAAAAAGGAGACCTTAAGCATTAGTGCTCCACAAGGTATGGAAGCCGTTCAGATTATGACCATCCATAAATCAAAAGGACTCGAGTTTCCTGTTGTTATAGTTCCGTTTGCCAATGCACATATATATAAGGATATAAAACCAAAAATGTGGCTACCGGTGCCCGAAGAAGATTTTAATGGTTTTAAAGAACTTTTAATAAACAAGAACAAAGAGGTTGTTCAGTATGGCGCGTACGCTAATAATCTCTACGAAATAGAGCAACAACACCTAGAACTCGATGCCTTTAATGTTCTTTACGTGGCATTAACGAGGGCTGTAAAAAGCTTGTACGTCATCACTGAAAAAAAATTAGATAGTAAAAGTAAAAAACCAAACCTTGATTATTATTCAGGGCTCTTTATGCAATATTTAATGGATAAAGGTCTTTGGAAAGAAGACCAATTAGTTTATGATTTTGGCAGATTACCAGCCGCCAATATGGTTTCAGCTAAAAACAATAAACAACAAAGTATTCCATTTCCATATTCCTATAAAGAACGAGCGAGCTTTAAAATATTGGCGAAATCAGGAATGCTATGGGACACGACTATGGAAGCTGCCTTATTGAAGGGAAATACGGTTCATACCATTTTGAGTTTAATACATACCCATGCTGATATCACCCCTTGTTTTGATAATTTAGTGAGCTCAGGAGAATTGAACCAAGAAGATGTAAGCGCTTTAAAACAAAAAATATTAATGATCATTCAACACCCTAAATTAGTTGAATTTTATAGTGCCGATAAAATTATCAAAAATGAAAAAGACATAATCGATAAAAATGGTATAATTTTGCGTCCTGACAGACTCGTTTTTGAGGGAGATGAAGTGACCATTATCGATTATAAAACAGGAAGACGAAATATTTCCTATAAAGATCAGATTGATTCGTATGCTTTAGCCCTTGAAGCAATGAATTATAAAATAAATAATAAAATCATTGTATATATTAACAATGAAATAACTCCAGAATTTATATAAATATGTACGGTAAAATCAAAGAGTATTTAGCAGAAGAACTTGAAAACATTAAAGAATCGGGCTTATTTAAAAAAGAACGTATTATTACAAGCGCCCAAGACGCTGTGATTAAAATTAGTACGGGAGAAGAAGTACTGAATTTTTGTAGCAATAACTATTTAGGACTTTCAGCACATCCAGATGTTGTTAAAGCAGCTAAGGACACTTTAGATAGTCATGGTTTTGGAATGTCCTCTGTTCGGTTTATTTGTGGTACTCAAGACATCCATAAAACACTTGAAAAAACAATTGCAGATTTTTATGGCACTGAAGACACCATACTCTATGCCGCTGCCTTTGATGCCAACGGAGGGGTTTTTGAACCTTTGTTAGGGGCAGAAGACGCTATTATTTCAGACGCCTTAAATCACGCTTCTATCATTGACGGTGTTCGTTTATGTAAGGCGATGCGCTACAGGTATGCTAATAATGATATGGCTGACTTAGAAAAGCAACTACAACAAGCTACTAAAGATGGCGCACGATTTAAGATTATTGTTACCGATGGTGTATTTTCTATGGATGGCGTTTTAGCCCCATTAGACAAAATATGCGATTTAGCGGATACCTACGATGCCTTGGTGATGATAGACGAATGCCACGCAACTGGCTTTATAGGGGAAACAGGACGCGGAACTCTTGAAGAAAAAGGGGTGATGGGTAGAATAGATATTATCACCGGTACATTAGGAAAAGCGCTAGGCGGCGCTATGGGTGGCTATACCACAGGAAAAAAGGAAATTATTGAAATGTTACGACAACGCTCAAGACCTTATTTATTTTCTAATTCACTAGCACCTGCTATCGTTGGTGCCTCAATCAAGGTGTTTGAGATGTTAAAAAACGATACTTCCCTACGCGATCAACTCGAAAAAAACACAAAATACTTCAAAAAGGAGATGAAAAATGCTGGTTTTGATATTGTTGAGGGAGATTCTGCTATTGTTCCTGTCATGTTGTATGACGCAAAATTATCACAACAAATGGCTGAACTTTTATTAGAAAAAGGAATTTATGTCATTGGCTTCTTTTTTCCAGTTGTGCCCAAAAATAAGGCGCGAATAAGGGTTCAGATATCTGCAGCGCATAAAAAAGAACACTTAGACAAAGCAGTTTCAGCCTTTATTGAAGTGGGGAAAAAGCTTGAAATTATTTAAACGCAGTACTTTTCTTATGAAATGTGTTAAAAAAAACAGGAAATTGATTTTGTTAATAATAGTTAACAACTTACATTTGCAGTTAATAAACCCTTAAACTTAAATATTATAAAATGAAACATCTTAGCAAATTATTAGTTGTTGCCCTACTTTTTGTAGGATTTAACAGCATTCAAGCGCAAGACGAGAATAATCCGTGGCAAATAGGTTTTGGTCTTAACGCCATTGATGTTTATCCAGCTGCTGGTACCAATGCACGTCTTGGTGACATTCCAAGTTCTTTCGGTAACGAATTTTTTAATGCAACTGATCACTGGAACATTCTTCCTTCTATTTCTTATGTATCTGTATCTAAATATGTAGGTAGTGGATTTTCTGTAGGCGCTAGAGGTTCTTTAAACAGAATTAGTAAATTAGGTGACGTAGAAGTTGATGATTTATCTCACTATGCAATTGACGGTACTATAAAATATTCAT
The sequence above is drawn from the Cellulophaga sp. Hel_I_12 genome and encodes:
- a CDS encoding exodeoxyribonuclease V subunit beta, whose product is MQNSSYHIYSASAGSGKTYTLTKAYLKIILADASSANYREILAITFTNKAVNEMKERILGSLFEFGKVPLLDAAKPMFNAIAEELEISPEILQKRAKKSLKEILHNYAFFDVSTIDKFTYRLIRTFAKDLQLPQNFEVILDTSLLLNEAVARLVNKAGTNEELTKVLIHFALEKADDDKSWDVSLDIFDMGKELIFQEKHEKHLVHFLDKNIADFEILKKTLRKKIREFEHTITEAAKSALQLISENGLEFTDFKASYFPKFMVDVSTLKAGVNFDAAWKQDFENTTLYNKTLAADKKATIDSLHARFNEQFSTIKDHFYAIAFLRNGYKNIVPLTVLNALQKEVKALELERDEIPLSTFNAIISKEIKDQPVPFIYERLGEKYKHYFIDEFQDTSELQWTNLIPLIGNALESTDDKGNLGSLLVVGDAKQAIYRWRGGKAEQFLDLVTKTVNPFVVAPKIENLPANYRSYEEIIKFNNDFFTSSSSNLNKPAYSTLFQEGNQQEINHKKGGLVQLNFIEEASEKQPNELYCEEVLKTIHSLLEKNYALRDICILVRDKKNGILLANYLSEQGIPIISSETLLLKNSDKVSFLIHLLNFSLNPEDFEAAFAILYFLKGESDDLHSYLASNLKQLEKHLDLAFGFSLTKFRTLSVFDGFQQAIKAFALAEDEPAYITYLLDEILDVEYKKGSSAALFLDYWEKKKETLSISAPQGMEAVQIMTIHKSKGLEFPVVIVPFANAHIYKDIKPKMWLPVPEEDFNGFKELLINKNKEVVQYGAYANNLYEIEQQHLELDAFNVLYVALTRAVKSLYVITEKKLDSKSKKPNLDYYSGLFMQYLMDKGLWKEDQLVYDFGRLPAANMVSAKNNKQQSIPFPYSYKERASFKILAKSGMLWDTTMEAALLKGNTVHTILSLIHTHADITPCFDNLVSSGELNQEDVSALKQKILMIIQHPKLVEFYSADKIIKNEKDIIDKNGIILRPDRLVFEGDEVTIIDYKTGRRNISYKDQIDSYALALEAMNYKINNKIIVYINNEITPEFI
- the kbl gene encoding glycine C-acetyltransferase, whose product is MYGKIKEYLAEELENIKESGLFKKERIITSAQDAVIKISTGEEVLNFCSNNYLGLSAHPDVVKAAKDTLDSHGFGMSSVRFICGTQDIHKTLEKTIADFYGTEDTILYAAAFDANGGVFEPLLGAEDAIISDALNHASIIDGVRLCKAMRYRYANNDMADLEKQLQQATKDGARFKIIVTDGVFSMDGVLAPLDKICDLADTYDALVMIDECHATGFIGETGRGTLEEKGVMGRIDIITGTLGKALGGAMGGYTTGKKEIIEMLRQRSRPYLFSNSLAPAIVGASIKVFEMLKNDTSLRDQLEKNTKYFKKEMKNAGFDIVEGDSAIVPVMLYDAKLSQQMAELLLEKGIYVIGFFFPVVPKNKARIRVQISAAHKKEHLDKAVSAFIEVGKKLEII